In the Hordeum vulgare subsp. vulgare chromosome 7H, MorexV3_pseudomolecules_assembly, whole genome shotgun sequence genome, one interval contains:
- the LOC123410887 gene encoding protein trichome birefringence-like 38 has protein sequence MAPCHARRLVAQTMAMGKGGLAQSSLRARFRHGRALAAIVVLVAAAVPGVVDGSSSCDLFQGRWVADASYPLYDAASCPFVPDVFDCRRNGRPDAAYLKFRWSPAACRLPRFDGLGFLETWRGKTVMFVGDSLSMNQWVSLACMLHAAVPDPARVSFSTGDPVSSVHFEDYDLSVVLYFSKFLVDVVQEDVGRVLKLDSMQGADSWRGAHLLVFNTWHWWTYKGASQVWDYMQEGNTTYNDMDRLAAFSKGLSTWARWVDANVDASLTRVIYQGVSPSHYTSKEQESDGAAPVSGGCFQQTRPRQVATDGDERVLSEQVVVRGLIASMSTPVSLLDITSLSQLRIDAHPSVYGGPGRDGMDCTHWCIAGLPDAWNHILYAMLLQRT, from the exons ATGGCGCCGTGCCATGCCCGCCGTCTCGTCGCGCAAACCATGGCCATGGGCAAGGGGGGCCTGGCGCAGTCTTCGCTGCGTGCCAGGTTCCGCCATGGCCGCGCGCTGGCGGCCATCGTCGTGCTCGTGGCAGCGGCGGTGCCGGGCGTGGTTGATGGGTCGTCGTCGTGCGACCTGTTCCAGGGGAGATGGGTCGCGGACGCGTCGTACCCTCTGTACGACGCGGCGAGCTGCCCCTTCGTGCCTGACGTCTTCGATTGCCGCCGCAACGGCCGCCCGGACGCCGCCTACCTCAAGTTCCGGTGGAGCCCCGCCGCCTGCCGCCTcccgag GTTCGACGGGCTGGGCTTCCTGGAGACGTGGCGCGGGAAGACGGTGATGTTCGTGGGGGACTCGCTGAGCATGAACCAGTGGGTCTCCCTCGCCTGCATGCTCCACGCGGCCGTGCCGGATCCCGCCCGCGTCTCCTTCAGCACCGGCGACCCCGTCTCCTCCGTCCACTTCGAGGACTATGACCTGTCGGTGGTGCTCTACTTCAGCAAGTTCCTGGTGGACGTGGTGCAGGAGGACGTCGGCCGCGTCCTCAAGCTGGACTCGATGCAGGGCGCCGACTCCTGGCGCGGCGCCCACCTGCTCGTCTTCAACACGTGGCACTGGTGGACCTACAAGGGCGCCAGCCAAGT GTGGGACTACATGCAGGAGGGGAACACAACGTACAATGACATGGACCGGCTCGCCGCATTCTCCAAGGGCCTCTCGACATGGGCAAGGTGGGTGGACGCCAACGTCGACGCGTCGCTCACCAGGGTCATCTACCAGGGCGTGTCCCCAAGCCACTACAC GTCCAaggagcaggagagcgatggggcggCGCCGGTGTCAGGGGGCTGTTTCCAGCAGACACGGCCGCGGCAGGTGGCCACGGACGGGGACGAGAGGGTGTTATCGGAGCAGGTCGTCGTGCGTGGCCTGATCGCGTCCATGTCGACGCCGGTGTCGCTGCTGGACATCACGTCGCTCTCACAGCTCAGGATCGACGCGCACCCGTCGGTGTACGGCGGGCCTGGCCGGGACGGCATGGACTGCACGCACTGGTGCATCGCCGGGCTGCCGGACGCGTGGAACCACATCCTGTACGCGATGCTGCTGCAGCGCACATGA